Proteins from a single region of Pseudodesulfovibrio portus:
- a CDS encoding penicillin-binding transpeptidase domain-containing protein, with amino-acid sequence MALFAIALSGLWVRTAWVQLFEGDTLADRASRQGHAAEYEYGERGRILDRNGEMLATSVEAKSVCAYPYEITRPDHTAAVLAKTLKLSVAEVRKKLTSAKQFVWIKRQVTDREAVSVARAGLAGVHQLSEFSRIYPNGHLAGQVLGFVDIDGKGREGVERVFDDRLEPGKARFVVRRDRKGRRFYLDGEGREVDINGHDVKLTIDTHIQHAAEQALAKSIAKYDARAGIVLVVDVESGDILAMANQPFFNPNTVRHSSPTQRRLRAITDIYEPGSTMKPFLFAAALEEGVIEPDTLIDCENGRWKVARKVIRDTHPAKWLPANKVLRYSSNIGCAKIGTDMGADVYHSYLSKLGFGDRTGVILPGESPGILHPAAKWTSVDLAAISFGQGVGATALQLAKAFLCLANQGATKSLRLVKEPRPEHRNAAIQVFSPETAARVLSMMKDVVHEDGTGRSARIEGITMAGKTGTAQKASPDGGYGDQYLSSFVALVPADEPELLVITMIDEPQKANYGSMVAAPVCREITVRTLAYHGKLSETLHADAGETTSLVEAEAQPLDRAVDAPTDRTASGNTVPNIQGMPVRRALEMLVKMGIVPVIKGQGMTVDRQEPAPGKPWPAGQTKEGSDNVFVLWLS; translated from the coding sequence ATGGCCCTCTTCGCGATTGCGCTTTCCGGTCTTTGGGTCCGCACAGCATGGGTGCAGCTCTTCGAGGGCGACACCCTGGCCGACCGGGCCTCGCGACAGGGCCACGCCGCCGAGTACGAATACGGCGAGCGGGGCCGCATCCTCGACCGCAACGGCGAGATGCTCGCGACCTCGGTGGAGGCCAAGTCCGTCTGTGCCTATCCCTATGAGATCACCCGCCCCGACCACACGGCCGCCGTGCTGGCCAAGACCCTCAAGCTCTCCGTGGCCGAGGTCAGGAAAAAACTCACCTCCGCCAAGCAGTTCGTCTGGATCAAGCGCCAGGTCACGGACCGCGAGGCCGTCAGCGTGGCCCGCGCAGGTCTGGCCGGGGTGCACCAGCTCAGTGAATTTTCCCGCATCTACCCCAACGGCCACCTGGCCGGGCAGGTCCTCGGCTTCGTGGACATCGACGGCAAGGGACGCGAGGGCGTGGAGCGCGTGTTCGACGACCGGCTCGAACCGGGCAAGGCGCGGTTCGTGGTCCGGCGCGACCGCAAGGGCCGCCGCTTCTACCTGGACGGCGAGGGCCGCGAGGTGGACATCAACGGCCATGACGTGAAGCTGACCATCGACACCCACATCCAGCACGCAGCGGAACAGGCCCTGGCCAAGTCCATCGCCAAGTACGACGCCCGCGCGGGCATCGTCCTGGTGGTGGACGTGGAATCCGGCGACATCCTGGCCATGGCCAACCAGCCGTTCTTCAATCCCAACACGGTCCGCCATTCCTCGCCGACCCAGCGCCGTCTGCGGGCCATCACCGACATCTACGAGCCCGGCTCCACCATGAAGCCCTTCCTGTTCGCCGCCGCCCTGGAAGAGGGCGTCATCGAGCCGGACACGCTCATCGACTGCGAAAACGGACGCTGGAAAGTGGCCCGCAAGGTCATCCGCGACACCCACCCGGCCAAATGGCTGCCCGCCAACAAGGTGCTCCGCTACTCCTCCAACATCGGCTGCGCCAAGATCGGCACGGACATGGGCGCGGACGTCTACCACTCCTACCTGTCCAAGCTCGGCTTCGGCGACCGGACCGGGGTCATCCTGCCCGGCGAGTCACCCGGCATCCTGCACCCGGCGGCCAAGTGGACCTCCGTGGACCTGGCGGCCATCAGCTTCGGCCAGGGCGTCGGAGCCACGGCCCTGCAGTTGGCCAAGGCGTTTCTCTGCCTGGCCAACCAGGGAGCCACCAAGTCCCTGCGGCTGGTCAAGGAGCCCCGTCCGGAGCACAGGAACGCCGCCATCCAGGTGTTCAGCCCCGAGACCGCGGCCAGGGTCCTGTCCATGATGAAGGACGTGGTCCACGAGGACGGCACGGGGCGCAGCGCCCGCATCGAGGGCATCACCATGGCGGGCAAGACCGGCACGGCCCAGAAGGCGTCGCCCGACGGCGGCTACGGCGACCAGTATCTTTCCTCCTTCGTGGCCCTGGTCCCTGCGGACGAGCCCGAGCTGCTGGTCATCACCATGATCGACGAGCCGCAGAAGGCCAACTACGGCTCCATGGTCGCCGCCCCGGTCTGCCGGGAAATCACGGTTCGGACGCTGGCCTACCACGGCAAGCTGTCCGAGACCCTGCACGCCGATGCCGGTGAGACCACGTCCCTGGTCGAGGCGGAAGCGCAGCCCCTGGACCGGGCCGTGGACGCCCCGACGGATAGGACGGCCTCCGGGAACACGGTGCCGAACATCCAGGGCATGCCCGTGCGCCGGGCGCTCGAAATGCTGGTCAAGATGGGAATCGTCCCGGTCATCAAGGGACAGGGAATGACGGTCGATCGTCAGGAGCCCGCACCAGGGAAGCCCTGGCCGGCCGGCCAAACCAAGGAGGGTTCGGACAATGTTTTTGTTCTCTGGCTCTCATAG
- a CDS encoding division/cell wall cluster transcriptional repressor MraZ, with the protein MKFRGHAHRSLDDKGRLILPPEFRDMIRAALPDAVIVLTIYDKHVIGITPEQWTRLEAELEKIKTPSRALQNTIRLFNSGYTEAHVGKQGRIAIPAHLRKSGKLDGEVVVMGAGKRFEIWSAESFERLLDEDYDVSTELAENNVSMPF; encoded by the coding sequence ATGAAATTCAGAGGTCACGCACACAGAAGCCTGGACGACAAGGGTCGGCTCATACTGCCGCCCGAGTTCCGGGATATGATCCGCGCCGCACTGCCGGACGCGGTCATCGTGCTGACCATCTACGACAAACACGTCATCGGCATCACCCCTGAACAGTGGACCCGGCTCGAAGCCGAGCTTGAGAAGATCAAGACCCCGAGCCGCGCCCTCCAGAACACCATCCGCCTGTTCAACTCCGGCTACACGGAGGCGCATGTGGGCAAGCAGGGGCGCATCGCCATTCCCGCGCACCTTCGCAAGTCCGGCAAGCTCGACGGCGAGGTGGTGGTCATGGGCGCGGGCAAACGGTTCGAGATCTGGTCCGCCGAATCCTTCGAACGGCTGCTTGACGAGGACTACGACGTGTCCACCGAGCTGGCCGAAAACAACGTCTCCATGCCCTTCTGA
- a CDS encoding UDP-N-acetylmuramoyl-L-alanyl-D-glutamate--2,6-diaminopimelate ligase, whose protein sequence is MFLFSGSHSGKEEEVTGVMEFQSLLKKAEKGLMVRTDSRKVQEGECFVAMPGTSVRGIDYIPAALDNGAAFVVAAEADRDLVAPVVEDRAAAVYVDNPAAALGELARAFFKVEQRDIKLVGITGTNGKTTTSYIIEHLFAAAGLKVGVLGTVTYRWPGFEMDAPLTTPDCWMLHELLFNMKKADVDVVVMEVSSHALDQYRVAGLDFHAGVFTNLTQDHLDYHETMEEYFRAKSMLFMDYPLPRKANVLNYNDTYGRRLLKACEDGVGYGIGDTALVEQEVGKKPLVQGRILSMTGQGIELETSYKGKSWVIHSPLVGAFNAMNLLAAQAVGLQLGLNCKDMRKLSTFPGVPGRLERVMNDAGLDIFVDYAHTPDALENVQQALKKLDFNRLITVFGCGGDRDRVKRPLMAEAVARYADIAVLTSDNPRTEDPLAILDDARPGLKGAARVLEHVDRQTAITMAIGEMRPGDALLIAGKGHEDYQVIGKEKRHFSDKEAALKGIEETRS, encoded by the coding sequence ATGTTTTTGTTCTCTGGCTCTCATAGCGGCAAGGAAGAAGAGGTGACGGGCGTCATGGAATTTCAGAGCCTGCTCAAAAAAGCGGAAAAGGGCCTCATGGTCCGCACGGATTCACGCAAGGTCCAGGAAGGCGAATGCTTCGTGGCCATGCCCGGAACCAGCGTGCGCGGCATCGACTACATCCCCGCCGCCCTGGACAACGGCGCGGCCTTCGTGGTGGCCGCCGAGGCCGACCGCGACCTGGTGGCTCCAGTGGTGGAGGACAGGGCCGCCGCCGTGTACGTGGACAATCCCGCCGCCGCCTTGGGCGAACTGGCCCGCGCCTTCTTCAAGGTGGAACAGCGCGACATCAAACTGGTGGGCATCACCGGCACCAACGGCAAGACGACCACCTCCTATATCATCGAGCACCTGTTCGCCGCCGCCGGGCTCAAGGTGGGCGTGCTGGGCACCGTCACCTACCGCTGGCCCGGCTTCGAAATGGACGCCCCCCTGACCACCCCTGACTGCTGGATGCTCCACGAGCTGCTCTTCAACATGAAGAAGGCGGACGTGGACGTGGTCGTCATGGAGGTCTCCTCCCACGCACTGGACCAGTACCGGGTGGCCGGGCTGGACTTTCACGCCGGGGTATTCACCAACCTGACCCAGGACCACCTCGACTACCACGAGACCATGGAAGAATACTTCCGGGCCAAATCCATGCTCTTCATGGACTACCCCCTGCCGCGCAAGGCCAACGTCCTCAACTACAACGACACCTACGGACGCCGGTTGCTCAAGGCGTGCGAGGACGGCGTGGGCTACGGCATCGGCGACACCGCCCTGGTGGAGCAGGAGGTGGGCAAAAAGCCCCTGGTCCAGGGCCGCATCCTGTCCATGACCGGCCAGGGCATCGAGCTGGAGACCTCGTACAAGGGCAAGAGCTGGGTGATCCATTCCCCGCTCGTGGGCGCGTTCAACGCCATGAACCTGCTGGCCGCCCAGGCCGTGGGCCTGCAGCTGGGCCTGAACTGCAAGGACATGCGCAAACTGTCCACCTTCCCGGGCGTGCCGGGCAGGCTGGAACGGGTCATGAACGACGCGGGCCTGGACATCTTCGTGGACTACGCCCACACACCGGACGCCCTGGAGAACGTGCAGCAGGCGCTCAAGAAGCTGGATTTCAACAGGCTGATCACCGTGTTCGGCTGCGGCGGCGACCGCGACCGGGTCAAGCGTCCGCTCATGGCCGAGGCCGTGGCCCGCTACGCCGACATCGCGGTGCTGACCTCGGACAACCCGCGCACCGAAGACCCGCTGGCCATCCTGGACGACGCCCGGCCCGGCCTCAAGGGCGCGGCCCGCGTCCTGGAACACGTTGACCGGCAGACCGCCATCACCATGGCCATCGGCGAGATGCGCCCCGGCGACGCCCTGCTCATCGCGGGCAAGGGGCACGAGGACTACCAGGTCATCGGCAAGGAAAAACGCCATTTCTCCGACAAGGAAGCCGCCCTCAAAGGCATCGAGGAAACCCGTTCGTGA
- the pyk gene encoding pyruvate kinase, producing the protein MDRHIKIIATLGPGTETYEAVKELVESGAKIFRLNFSHGGREFFAKMVDIIRRLEKETGLTLTILQDLSGPKIRTCDVGLPPFEVSKGGEVLLGTSDKFEKVEEPFICLDIPEMYEGVKEGDPVALGDGVIRFKVIKIEEEHLIRLEATNSGLCPPRKGITFPGMTTPLAPLTEKDKADLAIGMQLGVDVVAMSFVQKPEDICNLRAEMIQYGRRVPIIAKLERIAALERLKEILEEADGIMVARGDLGLELDLAELPVAQKRIINACNNAGKPVIVATQMLLSMVNSPMATRAETTDVANAILDGADCVMLSEETAIGRYPGETVRFMRKISYEIEAYMFEPGRLEIDRGGERDNPSTFLAYAAAMLAGKTNAKAIVCHSTSGATTRLLSSCRPKQSIYALSSDHTVRHFTNLSWGVIPAEPLVVIDDHQERAEVFVRQSPVFEEGDIVIVTAGQPEKGKSVTQTNVVKLYEKLSKEAS; encoded by the coding sequence ATGGACAGGCACATCAAGATCATCGCCACACTGGGGCCCGGCACCGAAACCTATGAAGCGGTCAAGGAACTGGTGGAGTCGGGAGCCAAGATCTTCCGGCTCAACTTTTCCCACGGCGGACGTGAATTTTTCGCCAAGATGGTGGACATCATCCGCAGGCTCGAAAAAGAGACCGGGCTGACCCTGACCATCCTCCAGGACCTGTCGGGCCCGAAGATCCGCACCTGCGACGTGGGGTTGCCGCCCTTCGAGGTGAGCAAGGGCGGGGAGGTGCTGCTCGGCACTTCGGACAAGTTCGAGAAGGTCGAGGAGCCGTTCATCTGCCTGGACATCCCGGAGATGTACGAGGGCGTGAAGGAAGGCGATCCCGTAGCCCTCGGCGACGGCGTCATCCGGTTCAAGGTGATCAAGATCGAGGAAGAGCACCTCATCAGGCTGGAGGCCACCAACTCGGGGCTCTGTCCGCCCAGAAAGGGCATCACCTTCCCCGGCATGACCACGCCGCTGGCCCCGCTAACCGAAAAAGACAAGGCGGACCTGGCCATCGGCATGCAGTTGGGCGTGGACGTGGTGGCCATGAGCTTCGTGCAGAAGCCCGAGGACATCTGCAACCTGCGCGCCGAGATGATCCAGTACGGCAGGCGGGTGCCCATCATCGCCAAGCTGGAACGCATCGCCGCCCTGGAACGGCTGAAAGAAATCCTGGAAGAGGCGGACGGCATCATGGTGGCGCGCGGCGACCTGGGCCTCGAGCTCGACCTGGCCGAGCTGCCCGTGGCCCAGAAACGGATCATCAACGCCTGCAACAACGCGGGCAAGCCGGTCATCGTGGCCACCCAGATGCTGCTGTCCATGGTCAACTCGCCCATGGCGACGCGGGCCGAGACCACGGACGTGGCCAACGCCATCCTGGACGGCGCGGACTGCGTCATGCTCTCCGAGGAAACCGCCATCGGGCGCTATCCCGGCGAGACCGTCCGGTTCATGCGCAAGATTTCCTACGAGATCGAGGCGTACATGTTCGAGCCCGGCAGGCTGGAGATCGACCGTGGCGGGGAGCGGGACAACCCCTCCACCTTCCTGGCGTATGCCGCAGCCATGCTGGCGGGCAAGACCAATGCCAAGGCCATCGTCTGCCATTCCACTTCCGGCGCCACCACCCGGCTGCTGTCCTCCTGCCGTCCCAAACAATCGATCTACGCCCTGTCTTCGGACCACACGGTCCGGCACTTCACCAACCTTTCCTGGGGCGTCATCCCCGCCGAACCCCTGGTCGTCATCGACGACCACCAGGAACGGGCCGAGGTCTTTGTCCGGCAGTCGCCCGTCTTCGAGGAGGGCGACATCGTCATCGTTACCGCCGGGCAGCCCGAAAAGGGCAAGTCCGTGACCCAGACCAACGTGGTCAAGCTGTATGAAAAACTGAGCAAAGAAGCGAGCTGA
- the mraY gene encoding phospho-N-acetylmuramoyl-pentapeptide-transferase produces MIYNLLVPLSTDVGVLNVFRYITFRSVWALLTALIISILFGPAMIRWLKRIKCGQYIQADGPQHQAKEGTPTMGGVMIFIAVGVSTLLWGDLSNVYVWLTLLVFGGFSAIGFADDYIKVVKRRNEGLTAKAKFLLQCMVAGAAIALLIQQPAYSTQLSVPFFKNFQPDLGWFYLPFAMVVMVGASNAVNLTDGLDGLAIGPMVVAMACFAIFIYVSGHATMADYLQVQNIQGIGEVTVFCGAMVGAGLGFLWFNAHPAQVFMGDVGSLGLGGALGFVAVLAKQELLLAIVGGVFVFETLSVILQVGYFKLTGGKRIFKMAPLHHHFELKGIPESKIIVRFWILSILMALMALSTLKLR; encoded by the coding sequence ATGATTTACAACCTGCTTGTACCGCTCAGCACCGACGTCGGCGTCCTGAACGTCTTCCGCTACATCACCTTCCGGTCGGTGTGGGCGCTCCTGACCGCCCTGATCATATCCATCCTGTTCGGCCCGGCCATGATCCGCTGGCTCAAGCGCATCAAGTGCGGCCAGTACATCCAGGCGGACGGCCCGCAGCATCAGGCCAAGGAAGGCACCCCGACCATGGGCGGGGTCATGATCTTCATCGCCGTGGGCGTGTCCACCCTGCTCTGGGGAGACCTGTCCAACGTCTACGTCTGGCTGACCCTGCTCGTGTTCGGCGGGTTCTCGGCCATCGGGTTCGCGGACGACTACATCAAGGTGGTCAAGCGCCGCAACGAGGGCCTGACGGCCAAGGCCAAATTCCTGCTCCAGTGCATGGTCGCCGGGGCGGCCATCGCCCTGCTCATCCAGCAGCCCGCATACTCCACCCAGCTGTCCGTGCCGTTCTTCAAGAATTTCCAGCCGGACCTCGGCTGGTTCTACCTGCCCTTCGCCATGGTGGTCATGGTGGGCGCCAGCAACGCGGTCAACCTGACCGACGGCCTGGACGGGCTGGCCATCGGCCCCATGGTGGTGGCCATGGCCTGCTTCGCCATCTTCATCTACGTGTCCGGCCACGCCACCATGGCCGACTACCTCCAGGTGCAGAACATCCAGGGCATCGGCGAGGTCACGGTCTTCTGCGGGGCCATGGTCGGCGCGGGGCTGGGTTTCCTCTGGTTCAACGCCCACCCGGCACAGGTGTTCATGGGCGACGTGGGCTCACTGGGACTGGGCGGCGCCCTGGGCTTCGTGGCCGTGCTGGCAAAGCAGGAACTGCTGCTGGCCATCGTGGGCGGCGTGTTCGTGTTCGAGACCCTGTCGGTCATTCTCCAGGTGGGCTACTTCAAGCTCACCGGCGGCAAGCGCATCTTCAAGATGGCCCCGCTGCACCACCATTTCGAGCTCAAGGGCATCCCGGAATCCAAGATCATCGTCCGCTTCTGGATTCTGTCCATACTCATGGCCCTCATGGCCCTATCCACGCTGAAACTGAGGTAG
- a CDS encoding UDP-N-acetylmuramoyl-tripeptide--D-alanyl-D-alanine ligase, with translation MTLADIERCLGNMAEEGHQDIRVASVKTDSRTVEAGDLFVCIAGENYDGHEFAPQAARSGAAAIVASRMLDDVDAPVIMVRDSLGALGRLAACWRDMCGAKLVAVTGTAGKTTVKEMLYAVVSRKFETAKNYRNFNNQIGLPMSMLKAAAKQEVWIMELGISRKGDMEELAPVASPDLAVITNVGPGHLEGLGNEAGVAQAKTALLRYLRPNGRAVVCADYPLLWDAAREIVDAPIGFSTNANSDTSYVASFLGGSDTENWGRFRLKTPEGDGELTAPFCGEHYAENLACVAAAAHQLGLSRDDVIKGVRDMAVDGQRFCCKVGGGVTVIDDTYNANPLSMARSIRTATTMADEAPLVLVLGDMRELGAEATRRHEELGTLVAEAAPAAVFYKGDHLADVARTCGGAVIPLTTPDEFLRAWRETGIDRGVVLVKGSRSLKMEEYANALCRELNAGAPGGNK, from the coding sequence ATGACCCTGGCCGATATTGAACGCTGCCTCGGCAACATGGCCGAAGAGGGCCACCAGGACATCCGCGTCGCTTCGGTGAAGACGGACTCGCGCACCGTCGAGGCGGGCGACCTGTTCGTGTGCATCGCCGGGGAGAACTACGACGGCCACGAGTTCGCACCCCAGGCCGCCAGGTCCGGTGCGGCGGCCATCGTGGCCTCGCGCATGCTGGACGACGTGGACGCCCCGGTGATCATGGTCCGCGACTCGCTGGGCGCGCTGGGTCGGCTGGCCGCCTGCTGGCGCGACATGTGCGGGGCCAAGCTGGTGGCCGTCACCGGCACGGCGGGCAAGACCACGGTCAAGGAGATGCTCTACGCCGTGGTGTCCCGGAAATTCGAGACGGCCAAGAACTACCGCAATTTCAACAACCAGATCGGGCTTCCCATGTCCATGCTCAAGGCCGCGGCAAAACAGGAAGTCTGGATCATGGAGCTGGGCATCTCCCGCAAGGGCGACATGGAGGAGCTGGCTCCGGTGGCCTCGCCCGACCTGGCCGTCATCACCAACGTCGGCCCCGGCCACCTGGAAGGCCTCGGCAACGAGGCGGGCGTGGCCCAGGCCAAGACCGCCCTGCTCCGCTACCTGCGCCCCAACGGCCGGGCCGTGGTCTGCGCGGACTACCCGCTGCTCTGGGACGCGGCCCGAGAAATCGTGGACGCGCCCATCGGATTTTCCACCAACGCCAATTCCGACACCTCCTATGTTGCCTCGTTCCTCGGGGGCTCGGACACCGAAAACTGGGGACGTTTCCGGTTGAAGACCCCCGAGGGCGACGGCGAACTGACCGCCCCGTTCTGCGGCGAACACTACGCCGAGAACCTGGCCTGCGTGGCCGCTGCCGCGCACCAGCTGGGACTGTCCCGCGACGACGTCATCAAAGGCGTCAGGGACATGGCCGTGGACGGCCAGCGGTTCTGCTGCAAGGTGGGAGGCGGCGTCACGGTCATCGACGACACATACAATGCCAACCCCCTGTCCATGGCCCGATCCATCCGCACGGCCACGACCATGGCCGACGAGGCCCCGCTGGTCCTGGTGCTGGGCGACATGCGCGAGCTGGGCGCAGAAGCGACCCGACGCCACGAGGAGCTGGGAACCCTGGTGGCCGAGGCCGCCCCGGCAGCGGTGTTCTACAAGGGCGACCACCTGGCCGACGTGGCCCGCACCTGCGGCGGCGCCGTGATCCCGCTGACCACGCCCGACGAATTTCTTCGAGCCTGGCGCGAAACGGGCATCGACCGGGGCGTGGTCCTGGTCAAGGGTTCGCGCTCCCTAAAAATGGAAGAGTACGCCAATGCGCTCTGCCGCGAATTGAACGCGGGAGCACCTGGAGGCAACAAATGA
- the rsmH gene encoding 16S rRNA (cytosine(1402)-N(4))-methyltransferase RsmH: MKPETFDPASLHTTVLLHEVVEWLRPAPGGRYLDGTLGMGGHSLAILRTAGEKAELVGLDRDQEALALARTRLAEFADRVHLFNLPFSRFEEALDEVGWDTVDGAVLDLGVSSMQLDVAERGFSFVHDGPLDMRMGTDAAASAEELVNTLKHGDLARIIRAYGEDPLAGKIASAILKARDKERITRTLQLAEIVRLAYPPKMRHTARNHPATRTFQGLRIAVNRETEELERYLQTIVGRLKPGARLAIISFHSLEDRAVKHAFRDAAKGCKCPPHQLHCTCGGVPEMKVLTKKPLAASDAERDANPRARSAKLRVAEKLAPDGDDA, translated from the coding sequence ATGAAGCCGGAGACGTTCGATCCCGCATCGCTGCACACGACGGTTCTTTTACATGAAGTGGTTGAGTGGCTCCGCCCCGCACCCGGAGGCCGTTATCTGGACGGCACCCTGGGCATGGGCGGCCACAGCCTGGCCATCCTGAGGACGGCGGGCGAAAAGGCCGAGCTCGTAGGGCTTGACCGGGACCAGGAGGCATTGGCGCTTGCAAGGACGCGCCTGGCGGAGTTCGCGGACCGCGTTCATCTGTTCAACCTGCCTTTCTCCCGGTTTGAGGAGGCCCTTGACGAGGTCGGCTGGGATACGGTGGACGGCGCGGTCCTGGACCTCGGCGTCTCATCCATGCAGCTGGACGTTGCTGAAAGAGGATTCAGCTTCGTCCACGACGGACCGCTCGACATGCGCATGGGCACGGATGCCGCGGCTTCGGCCGAGGAACTGGTCAATACGCTGAAACATGGTGATCTGGCGCGGATCATCAGGGCCTACGGGGAAGACCCCCTGGCCGGGAAAATCGCGTCGGCGATACTGAAGGCACGGGACAAGGAGCGCATCACGAGGACGCTCCAATTGGCCGAGATAGTGAGGTTGGCCTACCCGCCCAAGATGCGGCACACCGCCCGCAATCATCCGGCAACCCGTACCTTCCAGGGACTGCGAATAGCGGTCAACAGGGAAACTGAGGAACTTGAACGCTACCTTCAAACCATAGTCGGACGCCTGAAGCCGGGCGCGAGGCTGGCCATCATTTCGTTTCACTCCCTGGAAGACAGGGCCGTGAAGCACGCATTTCGGGATGCCGCCAAAGGGTGCAAATGCCCCCCGCATCAACTCCACTGCACCTGCGGCGGCGTACCCGAGATGAAAGTGCTCACCAAGAAACCGCTGGCCGCCTCGGACGCCGAAAGGGATGCGAACCCGCGCGCACGGAGTGCCAAGCTCCGGGTGGCGGAAAAGCTCGCACCCGACGGAGATGATGCATGA
- a CDS encoding HD-GYP domain-containing protein — protein sequence MQTQNQNISDGLNEEYYQISADILGSFNKYRPPLNIYMFKEDVARIMPYYKVGGRLSNEQVEELKGLTNQGLIFVSRDDHPVYVKHISYQLDLVLVDGNLIEREIADIFIQALTRRLAEFFEQPVKAVFEKLWVDVMVLTEYLYSDMSRTRALARRLHTEHTLENHSVNTAIMGAALWGRLKGEDFAEAIKRKVFDRTMVGLFLHDMGMTKVPEFIRSKKQPLTIDERNKVNAHIKVGFEMLHKLELRYPEMEQCVTQHHERANGSGYPLKSMKQDFAGRLCAVADSFCAMIANRPYAEGMGFMKAAASLANDAAYDRELTKALQVFLLLDLKLKP from the coding sequence ATGCAAACCCAGAACCAGAACATCTCCGACGGACTCAACGAGGAATACTACCAGATCAGCGCCGACATCCTCGGCAGCTTCAACAAGTACCGTCCGCCGCTCAACATCTACATGTTCAAGGAGGATGTGGCGCGCATCATGCCCTACTACAAGGTGGGCGGGCGGCTTTCCAACGAGCAGGTGGAGGAACTCAAGGGACTGACCAACCAGGGACTGATTTTCGTTTCGCGCGACGACCATCCGGTTTACGTCAAGCACATCAGCTACCAGCTCGACCTGGTGCTGGTGGACGGCAACCTCATCGAGCGCGAAATAGCTGACATCTTCATCCAGGCGCTGACCCGTCGGCTGGCGGAGTTCTTCGAGCAGCCGGTGAAGGCCGTGTTCGAGAAGCTCTGGGTGGACGTCATGGTCCTGACCGAATACCTCTACTCGGACATGTCGCGCACCAGGGCCCTGGCCCGGCGGCTGCACACCGAGCACACCCTGGAAAACCATTCGGTGAACACCGCGATCATGGGAGCGGCGCTGTGGGGCAGGCTCAAGGGCGAGGATTTTGCGGAGGCGATCAAGCGCAAGGTCTTCGACCGCACCATGGTCGGCCTGTTCCTGCATGACATGGGCATGACCAAGGTGCCGGAGTTCATCAGGAGCAAGAAGCAGCCTCTGACCATCGACGAGCGCAACAAGGTCAACGCCCATATCAAGGTCGGCTTCGAAATGCTGCACAAGCTGGAGCTGCGCTATCCCGAGATGGAGCAGTGCGTCACCCAGCATCACGAACGGGCCAATGGCTCGGGGTATCCGCTCAAGTCCATGAAGCAGGACTTCGCGGGCCGCCTTTGCGCCGTCGCCGACTCGTTCTGCGCCATGATCGCCAACCGGCCCTACGCCGAGGGCATGGGCTTCATGAAGGCGGCGGCTTCCCTTGCGAACGATGCCGCCTATGATCGGGAGCTGACCAAGGCGTTGCAGGTGTTCCTGTTGCTGGACCTGAAG